In Gossypium arboreum isolate Shixiya-1 chromosome 5, ASM2569848v2, whole genome shotgun sequence, a single genomic region encodes these proteins:
- the LOC108452045 gene encoding cytochrome P450 CYP736A12-like, with product MALLATTLLTVLAVLCSFFYILFYISSRKHGKEKGKALPGPRPLPIIGNLHLLGMLPHQSLYRLAKKYGPIMSIRLGSVPTVVVSSPQVAEMFLKTHDAIFASRPKVQVLQSISNSQRGIAFTEHGPYWRSVRKICNMQLFTTSKIESYAPTRKEVLMHFTESLKEAATAKEVVNISKKLAEINAEMTLKMVLGSVKKYKEFNLNELIEELTKIAGVFNLADFVPFLGAFDLQGIKASTQTLGEKLDKALETIIKDHLQKKQDDFVGTLLTELNQTINSNGDIMDRNSIKAITLDMIVGGFDTSAATLEWALSELIRQPRVMLKLQQELESIFGNKRIVEENDLPKLEYLDMVVRETLRLHPIAPLLIPRESMEDIVIDGYYIAKKSRVLVNIWAIGRDPNVWSNNVEEFSPERFIDCNIDLHGHDFALIPFGAGRRLCPGKKLGLITVKLILAQLVHCFDWELPGGMSLNELDMRENFGVSLPRKTSLCVKPIYRMYEYNV from the exons ATGGCACTTTTAGCAACAACTCTTCTCACAGTCCTTGCAGTTCTCTGCTCTTTCTTCTACATTCTATTTTACATTTCATCAAGGAAACATggcaaagaaaaagggaaagccCTCCCTGGTCCTCGACCCTTGCCCATCATTGGAAATCTCCACTTGTTAGGCATGCTTCCACACCAATCCCTTTATCGCTTGGCCAAAAAATATGGTCCTATTATGTCCATAAGGCTAGGTTCTGTGCCAACTGTTGTTGTTTCATCCCCTCAAGTCGCCGAGATGTTTCTTAAGACACATGACGCTATTTTCGCAAGTAGGCCAAAAGTTCAAGTCCTACAATCAATTTCTAATAGCCAAAGGGGCATAGCATTCACAGAACATGGACCATATTGGCGCAGTGTGAGGAAGATTTGTAATATGCAACTTTTTACTACATCGAAAATTGAATCGTATGCACCTACGAGGAAGGAAGTGCTAATGCATTTCACTGAATCTTTGAAGGAAGCTGCAACAGCAAAGGAAGTGGTTAACATCAGTAAGAAGCTAGCAGAAATTAATGCAGAGATGACTTTGAAAATGGTTTTGGGGTCTGTGAAGAAGTATAAGGAATTTAACCTCAACGAGCTTATTGAAGAGCTTACTAAAATTGCAGGAGTTTTCAATCTTGCAGATTTTGTGCCTTTTCTTGGTGCTTTCGACCTACAG GGAATTAAAGCCTCCACACAGACACTTGGTGAAAAACTTGACAAAGCCCTTGAGACAATCATTAAAGATCATCTACAGAAAAAGCAAGATGATTTCGTCGGTACGTTGCTTACAGAGTTAAATCAAACAATAAATTCCAATGGTGATATAATGGATCGGAATAGCATCAAAGCCATAACATTAGATATGATTGTCGGTGGCTTCGACACTTCAGCTGCCACATTAGAATGGGCATTATCAGAGCTCATAAGGCAGCCGAGGGTAATGCTGAAACTCCAACAAGAGTTAGAAAGCATTTTCGGGAATAAGAGAATTGTGGAGGAAAATGATTTACCAAAATTGGAGTACCTAGACATGGTCGTGAGAGAAACCTTAAGGTTGCATCCTATTGCACCTTTACTAATTCCTCGTGAGTCAATGGAGGACATAGTTATTGATGGTTATTACATAGCAAAAAAGTCTAGGGTCTTAGTAAACATTTGGGCAATTGGGAGAGATCCTAATGTTTGGTCCAATAATGTTGAAGAGTTCTCTCCAGAAAGGTTTATTGATTGTAATATAGACCTTCATGGACATGATTTTGCACTCATTCCATTTGGTGCAGGACGTAGATTATGCCCAGGGAAGAAATTAGGGTTAATCACAGTTAAACTTATTCTAGCTCAATTGGTCCATTGTTTTGATTGGGAGCTACCTGGTGGAATGTCGTTAAATGAATTGGACATGAGAGAGAACTTTGGTGTCTCGTTGCCAAGGAAGACTAGTCTCTGTGTAAAGCCTATTTATCGCATGTATGAATATAATGTTTAA